The proteins below come from a single Rosa rugosa chromosome 2, drRosRugo1.1, whole genome shotgun sequence genomic window:
- the LOC133732545 gene encoding uncharacterized protein LOC133732545, producing the protein MPSPKSQRRMQEEHKNRRGRLLSERSSSFHGQMLAATSTATPQLRRPKTVPDMVLYRNAVGVTTPPTASPEVRPKLTKLLLNVTIQGSVGAVQVVMSPESTVGDLVAAAVRQYEKEGRRPIFPSVDPSRFDLHYSQFSLESLDREEKLMELGSRNFFLCPKKSAADGGSGGSSGGGITTSSGSCSKQAEKASKTGFSWLKFMDSLL; encoded by the exons ATGCCGAGTCCGAAGAGTCAGCGAAGGATGCAAGAGGAGCACAAGAACCGGAGGGGCAGATTACTCTCGGAGAGATCCTCGTCGTTTCACGGCCAGATGTTGGCCGCGACGTCGACGGCGACACCGCAGCTCCGGCGGCCGAAGACGGTCCCGGACATGGTCCTGTACAGAAACGCTGTCGGAGTCACGACGCCGCCGACGGCGTCGCCGGAGGTGCGGCCTAAGCTGACGAAGCTGCTACTGAACGTGACGATACAAGGGAGCGTCGGTGCCGTACAGGTGGTTATGTCGCCGGAATCGACTGTCGGAGATCTTGTGGCGGCGGCCGTACGGCAGTACGAGAAAGAAGGTCGCCGGCCGATTTTCCCCTCCGTCGATCCCTCGCGCTTCGACCTCCATTATTCCCAGTTCAGCTTAGAAA GTTTGGATAGGGAGGAGAAGCTGATGGAGTTGGGGTCGCGCAACTTTTTCCTGTGCCCTAAGAAGTCGGCCGCGGACGGTGGGTCTGGTGGGAGTAGCGGTGGCGGAATAACGACGTCGTCTGGTTCATGTTCGAAACAGGCGGAGAAAGCTTCCAAAACTGGGTTTTCTTGGCTCAAGTTTATGGATTCCCTGCTGTAA